TCTATCACCCCCTGATTTCCATCAGTATTCATCCAGATAAGTATACAACATATCATCTTTCTTTGACTTGCGTCGACTGAGCAAAGCTTTCAGCAGACGTTTACTTTTGCTGGGGTATTGTTCACCGCTGTCTTTGGGACTTTCTTTCTCAACACGAATGCGCATTGAAGCTGACTTTCGAGGTTCAGAAATATACTGCCGTAGTTAACCGATAAAATAGCCATTAGCAATAATTTGAGCCAAGAGATGAGCAACATAGCAAACATTATACTTAACAAACTTCGACAGAAAAGGATCTAATCTTACAGGTTGCCTTCCTAGAGATGGATTTGGGGTGGTTGGCCGGCTTCGATTTGGGGTACTAGGATTTGAACTTCTTGGAGTTGTAGGCTTACTGGAGAGGGAGCCCGATCGTAAAAGTGGAAACCGGTGCGGTGACACTGTTCTCCTTTCTGGTTGACACAACCATCATAACAATTGAGCTCACTTCAATTAACTTAAACTAGGATTTTTTGAGGTTAAAATGAGGAGGGACAAACCTAAATCTTTCTTCGGGATGTTGCCAGAGAATGAAAAGTTCCCCGGTTGCTGGGCAAGTTTTGGTGACGGTGAAGGAGAGCGCCCTTTActgcatataatatttaggTTAATATCTCCATGATTAGTAACTTCTGTATATAACATTTGACGAGTGATAGTTTACTAGCAAACTCACCCGAGTATAGAGGGTGGTGGAGTTTCTCGGATTGTAGCTCGAATAGCTGCAAAGTAACTAGCTGATAAGAACAACACTAACAATAAAAGTTTATACAAATGCATCAAAATGATACAATATAGGGATACAACAGTACCATTCTTAAATTGATGCCACTCGTCTCCATCATCTAGGCTGCATCCTTGGTACTTTGATTTGGTGCGAACAGCTCCATGCATAGTCTCTCCCACTAATGAAAAAGGACAGAAGattttttcatgtaaaaacatgtatcaatttttatagttgacaaaatagaattatagatttcataattaaatgcGGTTAATACCTGGCAAGATGTATCGTTTATGGTAATTGGGAGTGTTTATGACCAACGACTGCTGAGAAATACCTTCACGATCAATATACTCCTGGCATGTCCGCAACCTCTGAATCACcacaaaaaaacagaaaacaatcaatatacacGGTGCTGGCTTCTAGTGATCCTGGTGAGATTCATAGgcaacaaaaattgatgcactaGTTGATGAAACATCCTCagttgaacaaaaaaaattgactattATGAAATTAACTTTCACAATGTCCTGAGTACAGAGTTGCTATATTGGCATCTCTCAGTCAGTAAAAGCAAGAATCCAGGATCTCCAGCATTACAAACAGGATATATTATAAAGTTGGATAATAGCAAACTTGAAAACCAAATATCTATATACGAAAAATACTAGAAAGATTTGCAACTTATAAtgcttgtttttgtttaatcaTCTTCTAATGTTTCAGGATTATAGCACTAACGAAATTACCTGCTCAATGCAAGAGACACGGAGTTCCGTTCCCGAAACTTCATCAACTTTTTCATCCAACAAATCATTGACCTTATAGGTAACTGAACCCAAATGGTCCACCGTATTGACAAGAGCTTTAATGGCATAATCTTTCAATGTATTCACCACTCTGCACATGCAGAAATGTTTCAGAACCAAAAGAAGAACTCAATTCTCTGATAAACTTAAATCGATAAGGAAAGGTATAATTTGACCTCTTCAATAACCTATAAGTAACTCACATATGCTTTTGGTCGTCATTAGTGTAAGACAACTCGAAGTATTCTGCAGCTGAGTAAAGCTGTTTCCTAAGGTTCTTCAAATCCTGAAgaaacaaatcaataatatcaagtTATTCTATCCAAGTCATTATCAAGATTGTAAAGCtgcaaattaaaattctttagCTGTGTCTTCCACCCTTCTTCCAACCAAGAAGGACTGGAAACGAGTCGAGTATTTGTTGTACATATATGCCATCAGAACCAATCAAGAAGAGATATTTTCCACATgcaatttcataataattccTCTCTAATATTTAAGGGATTGGTTTCTGTAGTTACTACATTTCTTTTGCACCAGTCCTCTCGAGCCATCAACTAGTTAACCTTGTAAAGCAATTCAATTGTAAAAGATGGAACACGAAATAGATACAAATTCGTGTATAAAAGGAAGGATAAAGTACCTTCAGACTATCAGAAAATAGCATACTTTGCTGCATAGAGACCTCGTCATAATTTGCTGGCTCACGAGGAAAGGGCATCGAAGCAGTTGCAGTCATTGTCTCCATGACGGAGCGACTGAAATAGTAGCTAGAAAGTCCTTATCCTGTAACAACCATTTCCCAGCAATAGAACAAAATAATGAAACTGATTCTAATATTAAAcgatggaaaaaaaaataatggttgTTTCACAGTCTTGAGGCCAAACGAATCAGCAGCAGTAAATTGTGAAGATAAAGGTTCCAGCAAGAAATAGTTTAATGTTCCCAATCTCTGTGTTTCTGTGTGCGtgttagagagagagaggttccAGATGAActtaaaggaaaagaaaaca
This region of Sesamum indicum cultivar Zhongzhi No. 13 linkage group LG4, S_indicum_v1.0, whole genome shotgun sequence genomic DNA includes:
- the LOC105160333 gene encoding protein ABIL2; the protein is METMTATASMPFPREPANYDEVSMQQSMLFSDSLKDLKNLRKQLYSAAEYFELSYTNDDQKHIVVNTLKDYAIKALVNTVDHLGSVTYKVNDLLDEKVDEVSGTELRVSCIEQRLRTCQEYIDREGISQQSLVINTPNYHKRYILPVGETMHGAVRTKSKYQGCSLDDGDEWHQFKNAIRATIRETPPPSILGKGRSPSPSPKLAQQPGNFSFSGNIPKKDLERRTVSPHRFPLLRSGSLSSKPTTPRSSNPSTPNRSRPTTPNPSLGRQPYISEPRKSASMRIRVEKESPKDSGEQYPSKSKRLLKALLSRRKSKKDDMLYTYLDEY